In one Mucilaginibacter sp. PAMB04168 genomic region, the following are encoded:
- a CDS encoding triple tyrosine motif-containing protein — translation MVANSQGQVWDLSLLDGQLFCGHNNGTFKVVGDRIERISAMNGGWTIKRLNSNPNFLIQGTYNGLALYNKNAAGKWVLKGAIAGFDEPSRHVEQDSKGDIWVSNAYKGLSKLTLSTDYKKVIAKRAFDEKNGLPGDYNINVFNLENKIVFSSSSGFYTYDELSNRFSKYVVLNKKLGSFATSNKIINAGAHKYWFINHGKMALVDFSQPGKLPIDNTRFSVLDGRMVQSYENISRISNSVYLISVDDGFVIYDAAGDDAKNVSSKLPAVLIRRIDDITDRYKTLSENGSTGALLKVTNNRNNLRIAYALPYYRQAHVRFQYFLEGYSKQWSDWSAATQKDFTNLATGSYIFKVRARINHAVMSPVSRFDFEVLPPWYASKWAYILYMLLIGVLVLISKKLYRRKLAKDHQRIAKQMQREQDEKLKVEAEATEREIHRLQTEKLQSELNAKNRELSNSALSVAYKNELLQKLSDELAKLKDENGKRLPTDQINKVQKVINDGMNDERDWNLFEKSFNEAHENFFKKLKAQHPELVPNDVKLCAYLRMNMSSKELSSLLNITLRGVEIRRYRLRKKLNIPHDKNLVEFLMEL, via the coding sequence ATGGTTGCCAATTCCCAGGGTCAGGTTTGGGACCTTAGTTTATTAGACGGGCAATTATTTTGCGGCCACAATAATGGCACATTCAAAGTTGTAGGTGACCGAATTGAAAGAATCTCGGCTATGAACGGCGGCTGGACCATTAAAAGGCTCAATTCAAATCCCAATTTTCTAATTCAGGGTACTTATAATGGACTAGCGCTGTATAATAAGAATGCCGCAGGTAAGTGGGTATTGAAAGGCGCAATTGCTGGATTTGACGAACCATCACGGCATGTGGAGCAGGATAGTAAGGGCGATATTTGGGTGAGTAACGCTTACAAAGGTTTAAGCAAATTGACATTAAGCACCGACTATAAGAAAGTAATTGCAAAACGTGCATTTGACGAAAAGAACGGTTTGCCAGGCGATTATAACATCAATGTATTCAACTTAGAAAACAAAATAGTCTTCTCTTCAAGTTCGGGCTTTTATACATACGATGAACTAAGTAATCGCTTTAGCAAATATGTAGTTTTAAATAAAAAGCTAGGCTCATTCGCTACATCAAATAAAATTATTAATGCTGGTGCGCATAAATACTGGTTTATAAACCATGGTAAAATGGCTTTGGTCGATTTTTCGCAACCTGGTAAGTTACCCATTGATAATACCCGCTTCAGTGTGTTAGACGGCCGTATGGTTCAATCTTATGAAAACATAAGTCGCATTAGTAATTCTGTTTATCTTATTAGTGTTGACGATGGTTTCGTAATTTATGATGCAGCGGGTGACGATGCTAAAAACGTTTCCAGTAAATTACCGGCTGTACTTATAAGGCGAATTGATGACATTACTGATAGATACAAAACCTTAAGCGAAAACGGCAGTACCGGCGCACTTTTAAAAGTAACCAATAACCGGAACAATCTTCGAATAGCGTACGCCTTGCCATACTACCGCCAGGCCCATGTGAGATTTCAATATTTTCTGGAGGGTTACTCCAAACAATGGTCAGACTGGAGTGCTGCTACGCAAAAAGATTTCACCAATCTGGCTACTGGGTCTTATATATTTAAAGTGCGTGCGCGTATCAACCATGCGGTGATGAGCCCTGTAAGCCGTTTTGATTTTGAAGTATTGCCACCCTGGTATGCTAGCAAATGGGCTTATATTCTTTACATGCTATTAATTGGCGTGTTAGTCTTGATTAGCAAAAAGCTCTACCGCAGAAAGCTGGCAAAAGATCATCAGCGGATAGCCAAGCAAATGCAAAGAGAACAAGACGAAAAATTGAAAGTTGAAGCCGAAGCAACTGAGCGGGAGATACACCGGCTGCAAACAGAAAAATTGCAGTCTGAACTAAATGCTAAAAACCGCGAACTGTCTAACTCAGCGTTATCAGTAGCTTACAAAAACGAATTGCTACAAAAACTGAGTGATGAGTTGGCAAAGCTAAAAGATGAAAATGGCAAAAGGCTACCCACAGATCAGATCAACAAAGTGCAAAAGGTAATCAACGATGGCATGAACGATGAGCGAGATTGGAACCTTTTTGAGAAAAGCTTTAACGAAGCTCACGAGAACTTTTTCAAGAAACTTAAAGCACAACATCCGGAACTAGTACCGAATGACGTAAAGCTTTGTGCCTATCTAAGAATGAATATGAGTAGCAAAGAATTATCATCGCTACTTAATATCACGTTGCGGGGTGTCGAAATTCGGCGGTACAGATTACGTAAGAAGTTAAATATACCTCATGATAAAAACCTGGTAGAGTTTCTCATGGAGCTTTAG
- a CDS encoding RagB/SusD family nutrient uptake outer membrane protein, giving the protein MKTLYKATAIATFTTLLLSTGYSCKDSLDINPQAQITEEQIISDPNVATNLVTGIYNIFFAGDAFGNDVRGFQFTILGDIASDDADKGSTPQDYGDANAIDQLQANGNNGVVNNIWKGYYQAIARANQALSQLQNAQFDATTKNRLIGEARFLRGMFYFNLVRIFGGVPLLNRVPAASEVNLPQFQTRAAAADIYKFVIDDLTFAANNLPVIANNSADVGRASKGAAQALLAKVYLYNKDYQNAYNTSQAVITDGTYGLLNDFTQLFRQSGNNSRESIFEIQAGQNLACNAAIDRFTVAQGPRAGGKNGWVDRGYGFNNPSVSLANEYEPNDVRKNATIITINPSNGANSVGTILYDGFRVPTQDSVQNQRYNYKAYYSREAEPNCGNPDRLPKHVMVIRYAEVLLIHAEAASQIGQGGAARTDINALRRRAKVAELTGIPTLQQIWHERRVELAMEQDRFFDLVRQDAVQPGRAAAAFTADGKTWNATRAVFPIPQQQIDLSGGNLKQNPGY; this is encoded by the coding sequence ATGAAAACACTATATAAAGCTACGGCAATTGCCACTTTTACGACGCTGCTTTTGAGCACAGGATACTCCTGTAAAGACTCACTTGACATCAATCCACAAGCTCAGATCACCGAAGAACAAATCATTTCCGATCCTAATGTGGCGACAAACTTAGTAACCGGTATTTACAATATATTTTTTGCCGGCGACGCGTTTGGCAACGATGTGCGCGGGTTTCAGTTTACCATATTGGGCGATATTGCATCAGACGATGCCGACAAGGGCAGTACGCCGCAAGATTATGGCGATGCTAATGCAATTGATCAATTGCAAGCCAATGGTAATAACGGTGTGGTAAATAATATTTGGAAAGGCTACTACCAAGCCATTGCACGTGCCAACCAGGCGCTATCACAACTACAGAATGCACAGTTTGATGCCACCACCAAGAACCGGCTTATAGGCGAAGCACGTTTTCTACGCGGCATGTTTTACTTTAACCTTGTACGCATTTTCGGCGGTGTACCCTTGTTAAATCGCGTACCAGCTGCCAGCGAAGTCAACTTACCGCAGTTCCAAACGCGAGCAGCAGCTGCCGATATTTATAAGTTTGTTATTGATGACCTCACCTTTGCAGCTAATAACCTGCCTGTAATTGCCAACAACAGTGCCGATGTTGGCCGTGCAAGCAAGGGTGCAGCTCAGGCGCTGTTAGCTAAAGTATACTTGTATAACAAAGATTATCAAAATGCCTATAACACGTCGCAAGCCGTTATTACAGATGGCACTTATGGATTGCTGAACGATTTTACACAACTCTTCAGACAGTCAGGTAATAATAGCCGTGAGTCTATATTTGAAATACAGGCCGGCCAAAACCTGGCCTGTAACGCTGCTATTGATAGATTTACCGTTGCTCAAGGCCCTCGCGCCGGTGGTAAGAACGGCTGGGTAGACCGTGGTTATGGCTTCAACAATCCTTCGGTAAGCCTGGCTAATGAATATGAGCCAAATGATGTTCGTAAAAATGCGACCATTATAACAATTAATCCTTCTAACGGTGCTAATTCAGTTGGCACTATCTTGTACGATGGCTTTAGGGTTCCTACGCAGGATTCGGTACAAAATCAGCGCTACAACTACAAAGCCTATTATAGCCGCGAGGCTGAGCCTAATTGTGGCAATCCTGATCGTTTACCTAAACATGTAATGGTTATTCGTTATGCCGAAGTATTGCTCATCCATGCCGAAGCAGCTTCGCAAATTGGCCAGGGCGGTGCAGCCCGGACTGATATTAACGCCTTGCGCAGAAGAGCCAAGGTTGCCGAGCTAACCGGCATACCTACCCTACAGCAAATTTGGCACGAGCGCCGTGTTGAACTGGCCATGGAACAAGACCGCTTTTTTGACCTGGTGCGCCAGGATGCCGTACAACCGGGCCGTGCAGCCGCGGCGTTTACTGCCGATGGAAAAACCTGGAACGCAACAAGGGCCGTGTTCCCTATACCGCAACAGCAAATTGATTTGAGCGGCGGTAATCTGAAACAAAATCCGGGTTACTAA
- a CDS encoding glycosyltransferase family 39 protein, which produces MIFIKNFGINEKANREQCLREYTCFNCYFFIVRLFIAAYTGLGIGESYYFRGAVKFELSYFDQPPLFFWIGRLSTQLFGLNAFGLRFPSVLLFAGTCWLLFLVTRLLFNAMPGLLSKLTAPFKVPAMPVLVIVLLTLYSITEPSFLCINLYQVCL; this is translated from the coding sequence TTGATTTTCATCAAAAATTTTGGTATAAATGAAAAAGCTAACCGAGAGCAATGCTTACGCGAATACACTTGTTTTAATTGTTATTTTTTTATCGTTCGGTTATTCATTGCTGCTTATACTGGACTGGGTATAGGTGAGTCTTATTATTTCAGAGGTGCTGTAAAGTTCGAGTTAAGTTATTTTGATCAGCCACCACTGTTTTTTTGGATAGGCCGTCTGAGCACTCAACTCTTTGGGCTTAATGCGTTTGGGTTGAGGTTTCCGTCAGTACTTTTATTTGCAGGTACTTGCTGGCTTCTTTTCCTGGTTACGCGTTTGTTGTTCAACGCCATGCCTGGTTTGCTTTCAAAGCTAACAGCCCCGTTTAAGGTACCGGCAATGCCAGTTTTAGTAATTGTTTTACTTACTTTGTATTCCATTACTGAGCCAAGCTTCCTATGCATAAACCTATACCAAGTCTGTTTATAG
- a CDS encoding TonB-dependent receptor produces MKKTFTRIILLVVFCFSAFSVLAQSITVTGTVTDSVDKSPLPGVTVKVNGSTAGTQTDVNGRFSVSAAPNATLQFTYIGYMTRSVSVNGQSTLNIMLSSSTRNLEQVVVVGYGTQRRRDVTGAVGNVGGAELAKQPVQTPAQALQGKVAGVQVIGSGQPNSQPQLRIRGTGSVLGGANPLYVVDGVLTDDVRNINNNDIISIDVLKDASAAIYGVRAANGVVIITTRKGKNGPPVVRYDANAGFRELSNRVQMANREQYVSYLRDANPTILTSDAAPLTTPGSTDWYNEVLKKGLQMSHNLSLSGGSEKTTYFFSVGTFTDNGLVKTNAFNRYTFRSNIDVKITDNLTFGTQLSLTRSKERPVPLEGVYSNVYRAAPVIPAIDDNGRYGNTSLWGNLGNPLLSLNKTNNQTINNRVQGNIYLEYKPIKSITLRTALNADTYWNKLRNYNYRFAADQNTFTVAGGQQFNPYSTLLVQNDESFRTIWDNTITWQQTFGKHNFTVLGGYTQEYIRTELLSGTRRDVPESQDLWYLDVGNPEVGATYANNGTLFKRLSYLGRVNYSYAGKYLFSASFRADGSSRFSEKFGYFPTVSAGWVLSEEGFLKSSNLISHLKLRGSWGQLGNDNISQGLFVTTATPNLPYFFNNGLSLGTAIQDIKDPNLKWERTDQWDIGLEYGLFKNKLTGEIDYYSKKVRDALTNVSIPGILGDPDAIYVTNAASYQNTGIEFSAKWSDKIGKLGYNIGGNINYNKNKVIGLNGGQALVGGGIGNQGSITRTDNNQPIASFYVLQQTGIFQNQSEVNAAPAYNLNGYGKSVGGMMFADLSGPNGVPDGVVDTYDRTYVGSYQPKFYGGFNVGLDYQNWDLSADFYGNWGNKIYNGRKAFRANPSDNVQADYVQNRWTPSNPSSVNPQVIAQNLPASTYFVESGAFLRLNNLTLGYTLPADVLKRFKLNRVRIYATSQNLFTAKRYTGFTPEILTTDVLNSGIDLNGYPTTRTFSFGLNVEF; encoded by the coding sequence ATGAAAAAAACTTTTACAAGGATTATCCTTCTTGTCGTGTTTTGCTTTTCCGCTTTTTCGGTATTAGCGCAAAGCATTACAGTTACCGGAACAGTAACTGACAGCGTTGACAAATCGCCATTGCCCGGCGTTACCGTTAAGGTGAACGGCAGTACGGCAGGCACCCAAACTGATGTTAATGGTCGCTTTTCAGTTAGCGCTGCGCCCAACGCCACCCTGCAATTTACTTATATTGGGTATATGACAAGGTCAGTTTCTGTAAATGGTCAAAGCACTTTAAATATTATGCTCAGCTCATCAACCCGCAACCTGGAACAGGTAGTGGTTGTAGGCTACGGCACCCAACGCCGGCGCGACGTTACAGGCGCTGTAGGCAATGTAGGTGGTGCCGAACTGGCCAAACAGCCGGTACAAACACCTGCCCAAGCTTTGCAGGGAAAGGTAGCAGGCGTACAGGTAATTGGCTCGGGTCAGCCCAACTCTCAACCTCAGTTACGTATACGTGGTACCGGGTCAGTATTGGGGGGCGCAAACCCTTTGTACGTTGTGGATGGCGTACTAACGGATGATGTCCGTAACATTAACAATAACGATATCATAAGTATAGATGTACTTAAAGATGCATCTGCAGCTATATATGGTGTACGAGCGGCTAACGGTGTTGTAATTATTACCACCCGCAAAGGGAAGAACGGGCCACCGGTAGTGCGCTATGATGCCAATGCCGGCTTCAGGGAACTATCAAACCGGGTGCAGATGGCCAACCGCGAGCAATATGTTTCTTACCTGCGCGATGCAAACCCCACTATATTAACTTCTGACGCAGCTCCACTTACTACACCTGGGTCAACCGATTGGTATAATGAGGTGTTGAAAAAAGGCCTTCAAATGAGCCACAATCTGTCACTTTCGGGCGGCAGTGAAAAAACAACTTACTTCTTTAGCGTAGGTACTTTTACCGACAATGGCTTAGTTAAAACCAATGCCTTTAACCGCTACACGTTCCGCTCTAATATCGATGTAAAAATAACCGATAACTTAACCTTCGGTACACAGTTATCTTTAACCCGCAGTAAAGAGCGCCCTGTACCGCTGGAAGGTGTGTATAGTAATGTTTACCGGGCAGCACCGGTTATTCCGGCTATTGATGATAACGGCCGTTATGGTAATACCAGTTTGTGGGGCAACCTGGGCAACCCATTGCTTAGCCTGAATAAAACAAACAACCAAACCATTAACAACCGTGTACAGGGCAATATTTACCTCGAATACAAACCGATCAAGTCAATAACCCTGCGTACAGCACTTAACGCAGATACGTACTGGAACAAATTGCGTAATTACAACTACCGCTTCGCAGCCGATCAAAATACCTTTACGGTAGCCGGCGGTCAGCAATTTAACCCGTACAGCACCTTGCTGGTACAAAACGATGAATCGTTCCGTACCATTTGGGACAATACGATTACCTGGCAGCAGACATTTGGCAAGCACAACTTTACTGTGCTGGGGGGTTATACACAAGAATACATACGCACCGAATTGCTTTCCGGCACACGCCGCGACGTGCCTGAAAGTCAAGACCTGTGGTACCTTGATGTGGGCAATCCTGAGGTTGGTGCCACTTATGCTAATAATGGCACCCTGTTCAAAAGGCTATCTTATCTTGGCCGGGTAAACTACAGCTATGCAGGCAAGTACCTGTTCAGCGCCTCATTCAGGGCTGATGGCAGCTCGAGGTTCAGCGAAAAGTTCGGTTACTTCCCTACCGTTAGTGCGGGCTGGGTGCTGTCAGAAGAAGGCTTCCTTAAAAGCAGTAACCTCATCAGTCACTTAAAGCTTCGGGGTAGCTGGGGCCAGTTAGGTAATGATAATATTAGCCAGGGTTTATTTGTAACCACAGCAACACCTAACCTACCCTATTTCTTTAACAATGGCTTATCATTAGGCACAGCTATACAGGATATTAAAGACCCTAATCTTAAATGGGAACGTACCGATCAGTGGGACATTGGTTTGGAGTATGGCCTCTTTAAAAACAAACTTACTGGTGAAATAGATTACTATAGTAAAAAAGTACGCGATGCGTTAACTAACGTGAGTATTCCTGGTATTTTGGGCGACCCAGATGCTATCTACGTAACTAATGCCGCTTCTTATCAAAACACAGGTATTGAGTTCTCTGCCAAATGGAGCGATAAAATAGGTAAACTGGGCTATAACATTGGTGGTAACATCAACTATAATAAAAACAAGGTAATAGGCCTAAACGGCGGCCAGGCGCTTGTTGGCGGCGGCATTGGTAACCAGGGAAGCATTACCCGTACCGACAACAACCAACCTATAGCTAGTTTTTACGTATTACAGCAAACCGGCATTTTCCAAAACCAAAGTGAAGTTAACGCCGCGCCTGCATATAACCTTAATGGCTACGGCAAATCTGTTGGCGGTATGATGTTTGCCGACTTAAGCGGCCCTAATGGTGTACCTGATGGTGTAGTTGACACGTATGACCGTACCTATGTAGGTTCTTACCAACCCAAATTTTACGGTGGGTTCAATGTCGGGCTCGATTATCAAAACTGGGACTTGAGCGCTGATTTTTACGGCAACTGGGGTAATAAAATTTACAACGGCCGTAAAGCTTTCAGAGCAAACCCAAGTGATAACGTACAAGCCGATTATGTACAAAACCGTTGGACGCCAAGTAACCCGTCAAGTGTAAATCCGCAAGTTATTGCTCAAAATTTGCCAGCATCAACGTACTTCGTTGAGTCGGGCGCATTCTTAAGACTGAATAACCTGACACTGGGTTATACGCTACCAGCTGATGTGTTAAAACGTTTTAAATTAAACCGGGTAAGAATTTATGCTACCTCTCAAAACCTGTTTACCGCTAAACGATATACCGGTTTTACCCCGGAAATTTTAACAACAGATGTGCTTAACTCGGGTATAGATCTTAACGGCTACCCTACAACACGCACTTTCTCTTTTGGTCTTAATGTTGAATTTTAA